One segment of Terriglobales bacterium DNA contains the following:
- a CDS encoding TetR/AcrR family transcriptional regulator → MANKTLAPQQTRSRESVRKLLKAAAEVLGQHGLEGATIPRIAQHAGLTPGAIYRRFPDKDALLETVIVGIMERNDERLRMMLTPAMARQIPLAVFAEQLINNMLVSYRANAGLMRALRQFAQGRDHTSFYRKVTRLEMRTHQYLVDLFLLHRKEIKHPDPQMATSFALMMLISALIELIFVDHDMRNWQAVIPRDDQRLKSELLRSFLGYLGIERKGS, encoded by the coding sequence ATGGCCAACAAGACACTCGCTCCCCAACAAACCCGCAGCCGGGAATCAGTGCGTAAGCTGTTGAAGGCAGCGGCGGAAGTCCTGGGACAGCACGGACTAGAGGGCGCCACTATTCCGCGTATTGCCCAGCACGCGGGATTGACGCCCGGGGCCATCTATCGCCGTTTCCCTGACAAGGACGCGCTGCTCGAAACGGTGATCGTCGGCATCATGGAGCGTAATGACGAGAGGCTGCGCATGATGCTCACTCCCGCCATGGCGCGCCAGATTCCGCTGGCCGTGTTTGCCGAGCAGCTCATCAATAACATGCTGGTCAGCTACCGCGCCAACGCCGGACTGATGCGTGCCCTCCGCCAGTTCGCGCAGGGCCGCGATCACACCTCGTTTTACAGGAAAGTGACTAGGCTGGAGATGCGCACACACCAATACCTGGTCGACTTGTTTTTGTTGCATCGCAAGGAGATCAAACATCCCGACCCGCAAATGGCAACGTCTTTTGCCCTTATGATGCTGATTAGCGCTTTGATAGAACTGATTTTCGTGGATCATGATATGCGGAACTGGCAGGCTGTGATTCCAAGAGACGACCAGCGGCTTAAGAGCGAGCTCCTGCGCTCATTTCTGGGCTACTTAGGCATCGAGCGGAAGGGCTCCTGA
- a CDS encoding CPBP family intramembrane glutamic endopeptidase — translation MMQHPLFLFLLVVAPIWDLYAIPKLKRNPSSEHKIRYYKMLCAWMWIATALAVVAIGFRPLFTISPSPGEISWLLLHPWVRYLVEALIAIAVIIIVVLPVGVVIWKKLTKRPLKYSAAAALKSFSYFLPATWTERHWWVFVSITAGVCEETLFRGFILHYLHVFPWALNLTPALLISSVIFGVHHLYQGAGGVAGTAIVGILFGLLFLLTGNLLLPIMFHGMMDLRMLAILRPPADTPS, via the coding sequence ATGATGCAGCACCCGCTTTTCTTGTTTCTCCTGGTCGTTGCTCCTATTTGGGATTTGTACGCCATCCCGAAGTTGAAGCGTAATCCCAGTTCCGAACATAAAATTCGCTACTATAAGATGCTTTGCGCCTGGATGTGGATTGCCACTGCGCTTGCCGTTGTTGCCATTGGCTTCCGCCCGTTGTTCACCATCAGCCCTTCGCCCGGTGAAATCTCCTGGCTATTACTGCACCCTTGGGTTCGCTACCTGGTAGAAGCGCTTATCGCGATCGCTGTTATTATTATCGTGGTGCTTCCGGTCGGCGTTGTGATCTGGAAAAAGCTCACGAAGCGGCCACTGAAGTATTCCGCTGCTGCCGCCTTAAAATCGTTCAGCTACTTCTTGCCCGCAACCTGGACCGAGCGCCACTGGTGGGTGTTCGTTAGCATCACAGCGGGAGTCTGCGAAGAAACTCTCTTCCGCGGCTTCATACTGCACTACTTACACGTTTTCCCCTGGGCGCTGAATCTTACGCCGGCGCTGCTGATTTCCTCAGTCATCTTCGGAGTTCACCACCTCTATCAGGGTGCTGGCGGAGTCGCAGGGACTGCGATCGTCGGCATTCTTTTTGGCCTATTGTTTCTGCTGACCGGAAATCTTCTGCTTCCGATTATGTTCCATGGCATGATGGATCTGCGCATGCTGGCCATATTGCGGCCTCCGGCTGATACACCATCCTAA
- a CDS encoding CHAT domain-containing protein, with translation MNQKGCLVTPANDGSKPFAEELVPELAKLADDAARHDFLGKHPELVSESAVHELTELVRRYARVDPRQALAIAEFSVTVAQKLNNREALANSLLAKSNGLYVVGRNREALEYSAQSREIFRSLAKNTDVARALNASIQSHILLGEYEQATAAAEEARQIFRAEGNEWRLARVELNAGNIFYRQDRFDEALGCYERAYQYFLPLKEKDPEAVAVALHNKATCLISVNDFPRALATYEEARVFSVQHNMPTVVGHADYNIAWLHYLRGEYGKAIDMLRATRETCRSNEDHYHFALCHMDLSEIYLELNLAAEAAEMAEAGAKLFEQLGHGYETAKCFANLAIAYGQHGQAFRAIEIFAKARDIFLREQNRVWPSLIDLYKALLLFNEGRYFEARRLCATALEFFSNSILPGKAILCRLLMARLHAQLGDFAPAIDECRTSLEILASMEMPVLNYQAQFLMGKLQLADGKTTEAYASYQRARAALENLRSALHGEELKIGFMKNKLQVYEELVELCLTRGESGAEEAFLYMEQAKSRSLLDSMFRPGSTSTTVSGQSQLVRNIAELREELNWYYHRIEIEQLRHEERSSERVSELLSKAREREDELLRALREVSSAESHPAGLRAPAAVSLQEIRRTLGMDETILEYFCVRDRIMVALLTRSSLEILPVTVVPRVSNLLRLVQFQLSKLRLGPEYTRTFEKALLRATQEHLRALYNELIAPFRQRLQGRHLIFVPHDLLHHLPFGALFDGERYLIDSFSISYAPSASIYKLCHDRVASTDGASLLLGIPDEATPCITDEIRSVAAILPDAQVFLGTQATSEVLRQKGQNSRFIHIAAHGFFRQDNPMFSGIRLGDSRLSLYDLYQLSWPAELVTLSGCATGLNVVAGGDELLGLVRGLIYAGAQSVLLTLWDVHDRSSAEFMKFFYRRLLAHPNKGTALQGAMLELREQYPHPFHWAPFTLVGRVSAN, from the coding sequence GTGAACCAAAAAGGGTGCTTGGTAACTCCGGCCAACGACGGGAGCAAGCCCTTCGCTGAAGAACTCGTGCCGGAGCTAGCTAAGCTTGCCGATGATGCAGCCCGGCACGACTTCCTGGGAAAACACCCCGAACTGGTGAGTGAAAGCGCCGTCCATGAACTTACTGAGCTTGTGCGGCGATATGCCCGCGTAGATCCGCGCCAGGCGCTGGCGATAGCAGAGTTCTCGGTCACAGTCGCGCAAAAGCTTAACAATCGCGAGGCCCTGGCGAATAGCTTATTGGCCAAGAGCAATGGCCTCTATGTCGTCGGCCGAAACCGGGAGGCGCTGGAATACAGCGCACAATCGCGCGAGATCTTCAGGAGCCTGGCTAAGAACACAGATGTGGCTCGCGCCCTGAATGCTTCGATCCAATCGCATATCCTGCTGGGAGAATACGAACAAGCGACGGCTGCGGCCGAGGAAGCCCGGCAAATCTTTCGGGCCGAAGGCAACGAATGGAGGCTGGCCCGGGTTGAACTCAACGCGGGAAACATATTTTATCGTCAGGACCGCTTCGACGAAGCGTTGGGTTGTTACGAGCGCGCCTACCAATATTTTCTGCCGCTCAAGGAGAAAGATCCGGAGGCGGTTGCCGTCGCTTTGCACAACAAAGCGACTTGCCTCATCAGCGTGAATGACTTCCCGCGCGCACTGGCGACCTACGAGGAAGCCCGGGTCTTCTCCGTACAACACAACATGCCGACGGTTGTGGGTCACGCTGACTACAACATTGCCTGGCTTCATTACCTGCGCGGAGAATACGGCAAGGCGATTGATATGCTGCGTGCCACCCGGGAAACCTGCCGAAGCAATGAAGACCATTATCACTTCGCGCTGTGCCACATGGATCTCTCTGAAATCTACCTTGAACTGAACCTGGCGGCCGAGGCAGCGGAAATGGCGGAGGCGGGCGCTAAACTCTTCGAACAGCTTGGTCACGGCTATGAGACAGCAAAGTGCTTTGCAAATCTGGCCATCGCTTATGGACAGCATGGGCAGGCGTTTCGGGCGATCGAGATCTTCGCCAAGGCCCGTGACATCTTTCTCCGCGAACAGAACCGGGTGTGGCCGTCGCTCATTGATCTCTACAAAGCATTGCTTCTGTTCAATGAAGGCCGTTACTTCGAAGCGCGCCGCCTGTGCGCCACCGCCCTGGAGTTTTTTAGCAACTCAATCCTTCCGGGCAAAGCAATTCTTTGCCGTCTTTTGATGGCGCGGCTGCATGCGCAGCTAGGTGACTTTGCGCCAGCAATTGATGAATGCAGGACTTCGCTTGAAATACTGGCGAGCATGGAGATGCCGGTACTGAACTACCAGGCGCAGTTCCTCATGGGAAAGCTGCAACTGGCCGACGGGAAAACGACTGAAGCCTATGCATCCTACCAGCGGGCCCGCGCAGCCCTGGAAAATCTGCGCAGCGCACTGCACGGAGAAGAGCTGAAAATCGGCTTTATGAAGAACAAGCTCCAGGTTTATGAAGAGCTGGTTGAGCTGTGCCTGACGCGCGGCGAGAGCGGCGCCGAAGAGGCCTTCCTTTACATGGAGCAGGCCAAGTCGCGCAGTCTGTTGGATTCAATGTTCAGGCCGGGGTCTACTTCTACCACGGTGAGCGGACAAAGCCAGCTTGTGAGAAATATCGCCGAGCTGCGCGAGGAGCTGAACTGGTACTACCACCGCATCGAGATCGAGCAACTCCGGCACGAAGAGCGGTCTTCCGAGCGGGTTTCAGAATTGCTCTCGAAGGCGCGGGAGCGGGAAGACGAATTGCTGCGGGCACTGCGTGAGGTCTCCTCCGCAGAGAGCCACCCTGCGGGCTTGCGCGCTCCGGCGGCGGTGAGCTTGCAGGAAATCCGTAGAACATTGGGTATGGATGAAACCATACTGGAATACTTTTGCGTCCGGGACCGCATCATGGTCGCGCTGCTGACCCGCAGCAGCCTGGAAATCCTTCCGGTAACCGTGGTTCCTCGGGTGAGCAATCTTCTGCGATTGGTGCAGTTTCAGCTATCGAAGCTGCGCCTGGGTCCGGAGTATACCCGGACTTTTGAAAAGGCCCTCCTCCGTGCTACCCAGGAGCATTTGCGCGCGCTCTACAACGAGCTGATTGCGCCTTTCCGCCAGCGGCTACAGGGACGTCATCTGATCTTTGTTCCCCATGACTTGTTGCACCATCTGCCCTTCGGCGCCTTGTTTGATGGAGAGCGATACCTCATTGATTCGTTTTCCATCTCCTATGCTCCGAGCGCCAGCATTTATAAGCTCTGTCATGACCGTGTCGCCTCTACCGATGGGGCTTCCCTGTTGCTGGGGATCCCTGACGAAGCGACACCCTGCATCACGGATGAGATCCGTTCGGTGGCTGCAATTCTTCCTGATGCACAGGTTTTTCTCGGGACGCAAGCAACCTCCGAAGTTCTTCGGCAAAAGGGACAGAACAGCCGATTCATCCACATCGCAGCCCATGGTTTCTTTCGCCAGGATAATCCCATGTTTTCGGGCATCAGGCTGGGTGACTCGCGTTTAAGTCTTTATGATTTGTATCAACTCAGCTGGCCCGCTGAATTGGTGACCCTGAGCGGGTGTGCGACCGGACTTAATGTGGTTGCCGGCGGGGATGAATTGCTCGGACTGGTGCGGGGATTGATCTATGCTGGAGCACAGTCTGTGCTGTTGACGCTGTGGGACGTACATGACCGAAGCAGCGCCGAGTTTATGAAATTCTTCTACCGGCGATTGCTCGCCCACCCCAACAAAGGGACGGCGTTGCAAGGCGCGATGCTGGAATTGCGGGAGCAGTACCCGCATCCCTTTCATTGGGCGCCATTTACCTTGGTCGGCAGGGTATCTGCCAACTAG
- a CDS encoding S8 family serine peptidase — MKRFLWLFILIFVTAAAKPAAADTRVIVRDTLGSVAMNIACSLLGCNVQRGLGDPGGQLFLVTFPDPLDPALSIAQLLTLPGITAVEIDQVVNVQGGATATAPPPALYDNAPMDYYGTTVRHGYVYQPANQIIRTLETQSQFGTAGAGIVAVIDTGVDTTHPVLQPVVVPGYDFVHNTNNADEKGDIDQSTEAVLDSDSGQPCRVNQSTEAVLDQSTEAVLDGNPAYAAFGHGTMISGVVHLVAPQAQIMPLKAFRADGTGYASDVLRAIYYAASHNAKVINMSFSFAQPSPELKNAIDYATNRGLVSVAAAGNDGLQTTVYPAGLKNVMGIASTDNYDVRSSFSNYGSSLVWVAAPGEGVVTVYPFGHYAAAWGTSFSTPFVSGTSSLLVGVSPIVNASIAQSAISHAKSVNDPGLHYGRLDTYQAVQNWWLAVAQCSLLCPVNSVNYRSNTLSLSLSLH; from the coding sequence ATGAAGCGCTTTTTGTGGTTGTTCATTCTAATTTTCGTCACGGCAGCAGCAAAACCAGCGGCGGCTGATACCCGGGTTATTGTGCGCGATACTTTGGGCTCAGTGGCAATGAATATTGCTTGCAGCCTGCTGGGCTGCAATGTGCAACGAGGACTTGGCGATCCCGGCGGACAGCTATTCCTGGTTACCTTCCCAGACCCATTGGATCCAGCCCTCTCCATCGCACAGCTTCTGACCCTGCCGGGAATCACCGCTGTTGAAATTGACCAGGTTGTGAATGTTCAAGGTGGAGCCACTGCGACTGCTCCGCCCCCTGCGCTTTACGACAACGCTCCCATGGACTACTACGGCACCACAGTCAGGCATGGGTACGTGTATCAGCCGGCCAATCAGATCATCCGAACCCTGGAGACGCAAAGCCAATTTGGGACCGCAGGGGCCGGGATTGTGGCGGTGATTGATACCGGCGTAGACACAACCCACCCGGTGCTGCAACCGGTAGTGGTCCCCGGCTACGATTTCGTTCACAACACCAACAACGCGGACGAAAAGGGTGACATAGATCAGTCAACGGAAGCGGTTTTGGACAGCGATAGTGGCCAGCCGTGCCGAGTGAATCAATCCACGGAAGCGGTTCTCGATCAATCCACCGAAGCCGTGCTCGATGGCAATCCCGCGTACGCTGCTTTTGGCCATGGCACGATGATTTCCGGCGTGGTCCATCTGGTAGCTCCCCAGGCGCAAATCATGCCGCTCAAAGCGTTCCGAGCCGACGGTACGGGTTACGCCTCTGACGTCCTGCGCGCCATCTACTATGCTGCCAGCCATAATGCCAAAGTCATCAACATGAGCTTCAGCTTTGCACAGCCATCACCTGAGTTGAAGAACGCAATTGACTATGCAACCAACCGGGGATTGGTTAGCGTTGCCGCAGCAGGCAATGATGGCCTGCAAACCACGGTCTATCCTGCCGGTCTCAAGAATGTCATGGGGATCGCTTCGACCGACAACTACGATGTCCGTTCCAGCTTCTCCAATTATGGATCCTCGCTGGTGTGGGTCGCTGCGCCCGGCGAAGGGGTCGTGACTGTGTATCCCTTCGGACATTATGCGGCCGCGTGGGGAACATCCTTCAGTACACCTTTTGTTAGTGGCACTTCGTCTCTGTTGGTAGGTGTTTCACCGATCGTCAATGCGTCCATAGCTCAGTCCGCGATCTCACATGCCAAAAGCGTGAATGATCCCGGACTGCACTATGGACGGTTGGATACCTACCAGGCAGTACAGAATTGGTGGTTGGCCGTAGCCCAATGCAGCCTCTTGTGCCCTGTCAATAGCGTTAACTATAGATCGAACACCTTATCGTTATCGTTATCGTTGCATTAA
- a CDS encoding HD-GYP domain-containing protein, protein MISDCANQFHQFTPVLLRVKELEERNIALRNSVICAFNQLLDLKDLNTGVHSTRLAEWAVRVARELNIPEKDLYQFEVAALLHDVGKIGVPDAILKKPGRLTPEEKALMDKHPEYSWSILRMFPDLEEASLFALHHHENYDGSGYPGGLKGEEIPIGSRIVSVIDAFDAMISNRCYRKGLGHEEAMRRLDCDSGTQFDPVVVKCFISIASLEVANVFAATGTSATVVF, encoded by the coding sequence ATGATCTCGGATTGCGCCAATCAATTCCACCAATTCACCCCGGTTTTGCTGCGGGTGAAGGAGCTTGAAGAGCGGAATATTGCTCTGCGCAACTCGGTGATTTGCGCATTCAACCAACTGCTTGATCTTAAGGACCTCAACACCGGAGTTCACAGCACCCGACTGGCGGAGTGGGCGGTTCGCGTTGCACGGGAGTTGAATATTCCGGAAAAAGATCTCTATCAATTCGAGGTCGCCGCGCTCCTGCACGACGTTGGGAAGATTGGTGTGCCCGACGCCATCTTGAAAAAGCCCGGGCGCCTCACCCCGGAAGAGAAGGCACTGATGGATAAGCATCCCGAATATAGCTGGTCCATCTTACGGATGTTCCCTGACTTGGAAGAGGCCAGCTTGTTCGCCCTGCATCACCACGAAAACTACGATGGCAGCGGCTACCCCGGGGGCTTGAAAGGCGAAGAGATCCCTATCGGCTCGCGCATCGTCTCGGTGATTGACGCCTTCGATGCCATGATCTCCAACCGCTGCTACCGTAAGGGCTTAGGGCACGAAGAAGCTATGCGGCGGCTGGATTGCGACAGCGGAACCCAGTTTGATCCCGTGGTCGTGAAATGCTTCATTTCGATTGCCAGCCTCGAGGTGGCAAACGTCTTTGCCGCAACCGGAACTAGCGCTACAGTTGTTTTCTGA
- a CDS encoding CHAT domain-containing tetratricopeptide repeat protein translates to MREANEHPAPEEIWRVLLSSAGAEKPGLEKELQEHIDHCPQCAQIKEDYITIRSRLYELGRAPGHEAQNECSASATWVELATGLLPRDETLERLKHASSCPACAEELMYALQATASSEPAPPDILQHLESGTEGWQHALAAQMASRAVFPPADMTPKVSSSRKKIWLFAPRQWAYAGLAAALALAVGIGLFSYLRPSSPQKLIAIAYSQQRTVDLRIPGAGYGPIKVERANGQSQLNSPQALLEAEALIKQGLEKTPDDPNLLREKAEADLLNRDYQPAIETLNHALRLQPNSFYLLVDLATAQFERAEATSSPADYEAGLQYLGDAIRMEPNNPVGLFNRAIIYERLYLYDRAIADWEQFLKVETDPGWKKEGEQRLQQLRQREQKRSSRHVPERLTLAQFKEDLKTRQATGIEEYLEVAERQILPKISAATDRDENYQTALALANELKFRHSDQFLTDMLLQAGQPDSQRAMKLLGQSSSANHSGHHDEAYTAAAQAAAIFQKSGNVAGALASRFEQTYALQFESKADLCQALAGENLGAAQQHSYAVLEVQLLLEQAICSNMNRQVGPAKELTQRVLRTAKSHDYQSLYLRGMMLLATLESDAGNESSAWSAIHEGLGLYWNSNLPAVRAYSFYVALDFMAERLGHPNVRFAAAFEALGFRSESSNRLVEASERMRLADAALRLGEVQVAESQFREAQQIFANAPQAESVRWHELEARISLAQVEALRGANTAEITANLLASLPEVEQLSNRYVEFQYYDTLADLEIRSGDAQSGQQFLGQAIRIAEGGLRSLPTWRERLAWIEQHRQPYIMLTQLQLRAGNQQSALNTWEHFRTTTTGALLDHASVPPKLVTASEVQLASQKQIFSETRTLTYAFTPDGLMIWVRRPSEIHSVYLSVSPKDLRRTAENFIGECARPDSDMSNLRADAQYLYTWLIQPVRQWLPASGHMIIEPDGILGVVPMEALIDPAGAYFGTSYTVTVASSVQASDSASDTPNIRASDHALIASAPTSTDGSLDPPPGAMEEADRVAEKFIKPTVLAGGEAKISRVGGELGRSVIFHFAGHSGLSHDGAAMLMADGPLGPNQARVFDAHQLSTLKLAVFSACGTAKPSETSESDSLVSEFLQAGAHNVLASRWNVDSMATADFVELFYSSLLSGGSVADAVQTAADSFRRKPERAHPYYWAAFSAFGRA, encoded by the coding sequence TTGAGAGAGGCCAATGAGCATCCGGCGCCAGAAGAGATTTGGCGCGTTCTGCTCTCCAGTGCCGGTGCAGAGAAACCCGGCCTTGAGAAGGAGTTGCAGGAACACATTGACCATTGTCCCCAGTGTGCCCAGATTAAAGAAGATTACATAACAATCAGGTCCAGACTTTATGAACTTGGCAGAGCGCCCGGCCATGAAGCTCAAAATGAATGCTCGGCTTCTGCTACCTGGGTCGAGCTTGCCACTGGATTATTGCCCCGTGATGAGACTCTCGAACGTCTCAAGCATGCATCATCATGTCCAGCGTGCGCTGAAGAATTGATGTACGCGCTGCAAGCTACCGCATCCAGTGAGCCGGCGCCCCCGGATATTCTGCAACATCTTGAATCTGGAACCGAGGGGTGGCAGCATGCCCTTGCAGCGCAAATGGCTTCGCGGGCCGTTTTTCCCCCGGCCGATATGACCCCCAAGGTTAGTTCCAGCCGCAAAAAAATCTGGCTGTTCGCCCCGCGCCAATGGGCCTATGCCGGGCTGGCTGCCGCGCTTGCACTAGCCGTAGGTATAGGACTCTTCTCGTATCTGCGCCCCAGCTCTCCGCAAAAGCTGATTGCCATCGCTTACTCGCAGCAAAGAACAGTTGACCTACGCATTCCCGGCGCTGGCTATGGCCCCATTAAGGTGGAACGGGCCAACGGGCAATCGCAACTCAACAGCCCGCAAGCACTGCTGGAAGCTGAAGCCCTTATTAAACAAGGGTTGGAGAAAACTCCAGATGATCCCAACCTTCTTCGCGAGAAAGCGGAGGCGGACCTGCTCAACCGGGACTACCAGCCGGCCATTGAAACCCTGAATCATGCCTTGCGTCTCCAGCCAAATTCGTTTTACTTGCTGGTCGACCTGGCGACCGCTCAGTTTGAACGAGCGGAAGCCACTTCCAGCCCGGCTGACTATGAAGCCGGCCTGCAGTACCTCGGCGACGCGATCCGCATGGAACCGAACAATCCTGTCGGCCTTTTTAATCGCGCCATCATTTACGAGCGTCTTTATCTTTACGATCGCGCCATTGCCGATTGGGAGCAGTTTCTGAAAGTCGAAACCGATCCCGGTTGGAAGAAAGAAGGCGAGCAACGTCTGCAACAGCTTCGTCAACGGGAGCAGAAGCGCAGTTCAAGGCACGTACCCGAGCGCTTGACACTTGCCCAGTTCAAGGAAGATCTGAAGACCAGGCAGGCCACAGGGATCGAAGAATACCTGGAAGTTGCCGAGCGCCAGATACTGCCCAAGATTTCCGCAGCCACGGATCGCGACGAGAATTACCAGACGGCGCTGGCGCTGGCGAATGAACTGAAGTTCAGGCATTCGGATCAATTTCTCACAGATATGCTGCTCCAGGCCGGCCAGCCAGATTCTCAACGCGCCATGAAACTTTTAGGCCAGAGTTCTTCCGCCAACCATAGCGGCCATCACGACGAAGCCTATACGGCGGCCGCACAGGCGGCAGCGATCTTCCAGAAGTCAGGCAACGTGGCCGGCGCGCTGGCATCACGATTTGAGCAAACTTACGCGCTGCAGTTCGAGTCCAAGGCCGATTTATGCCAGGCGCTCGCGGGTGAGAACCTTGGGGCCGCCCAGCAACACAGCTATGCTGTGCTCGAAGTGCAGTTGCTTCTGGAACAGGCCATTTGTTCCAACATGAATCGCCAGGTTGGGCCGGCGAAAGAACTCACGCAGCGTGTGCTGAGAACAGCCAAGAGCCACGATTACCAAAGTTTGTATCTGCGGGGAATGATGTTGCTGGCAACCTTGGAATCCGACGCTGGGAACGAATCCAGCGCCTGGTCCGCAATTCACGAAGGTCTTGGCCTCTATTGGAATTCAAACTTGCCGGCCGTGCGCGCCTACTCTTTCTATGTAGCGCTGGATTTCATGGCGGAACGGCTGGGCCATCCCAACGTTCGCTTTGCTGCTGCCTTTGAGGCGCTGGGGTTCCGCTCTGAAAGTTCGAACCGTCTGGTTGAAGCCTCGGAGCGTATGCGTCTTGCCGATGCCGCTCTGCGACTCGGCGAGGTGCAGGTGGCGGAGTCGCAGTTCCGCGAAGCCCAGCAGATTTTTGCAAATGCGCCGCAAGCTGAATCGGTGCGCTGGCACGAATTGGAGGCGCGCATCAGCCTTGCCCAGGTAGAAGCATTGCGCGGCGCCAACACGGCTGAAATTACAGCAAACCTGTTGGCTTCATTGCCTGAGGTTGAGCAATTATCGAATCGCTACGTGGAATTTCAGTACTACGACACTCTGGCCGACCTGGAAATTCGCTCGGGGGACGCGCAATCGGGCCAACAGTTCCTTGGTCAGGCTATCCGCATTGCCGAAGGTGGTCTTCGTTCGTTGCCAACCTGGCGAGAACGCCTGGCTTGGATCGAACAGCACCGGCAGCCCTATATCATGTTGACCCAGCTTCAGCTCCGCGCGGGAAACCAGCAGTCAGCGCTGAATACCTGGGAGCATTTTCGCACCACAACCACAGGTGCCTTGCTTGATCATGCTTCCGTACCTCCGAAACTCGTTACCGCCTCCGAGGTCCAGCTAGCTTCGCAAAAACAGATATTCTCTGAAACCAGGACCCTCACCTACGCTTTCACCCCTGATGGCCTCATGATCTGGGTTCGCCGTCCCAGCGAAATCCATTCTGTTTATCTGTCCGTATCACCGAAGGATTTGCGCCGCACTGCCGAAAATTTTATCGGCGAATGCGCGCGACCCGATTCAGACATGTCCAACCTCCGGGCAGACGCTCAATACCTGTACACCTGGCTGATTCAACCGGTCAGGCAGTGGCTCCCGGCATCCGGCCATATGATCATCGAACCGGATGGGATCCTGGGAGTTGTGCCGATGGAAGCCCTCATCGATCCGGCAGGAGCTTATTTTGGAACAAGCTATACAGTCACAGTGGCCTCCTCCGTACAAGCCAGCGATTCGGCGAGCGACACCCCCAACATTCGCGCTTCCGACCACGCGCTCATCGCCTCCGCTCCCACTAGTACGGATGGCTCTCTTGACCCACCGCCGGGTGCAATGGAAGAGGCCGACCGAGTGGCCGAAAAATTCATCAAGCCCACCGTACTGGCTGGCGGCGAGGCAAAGATTTCCCGCGTAGGTGGAGAGCTGGGCCGTAGCGTGATTTTTCACTTTGCAGGTCATTCTGGCTTGAGCCACGATGGCGCAGCCATGCTCATGGCGGATGGCCCTCTTGGCCCCAACCAGGCCCGTGTATTTGACGCGCACCAATTGAGCACGCTGAAGTTAGCGGTGTTTTCGGCGTGCGGAACTGCCAAACCGAGTGAGACGTCAGAATCCGATAGCCTGGTCAGTGAGTTTCTGCAGGCTGGCGCCCATAACGTTCTCGCCAGCCGCTGGAACGTGGATTCCATGGCCACCGCGGACTTTGTGGAGCTTTTTTACAGTTCTCTCTTGTCCGGTGGCAGCGTTGCTGACGCCGTGCAGACTGCTGCCGACTCCTTCCGAAGGAAGCCGGAGAGAGCGCATCCATATTATTGGGCGGCATTCTCGGCTTTTGGCAGAGCCTGA
- a CDS encoding sigma-70 family RNA polymerase sigma factor, with the protein MTNYGKLNSSDLIAECIATRTSAAWEEFVRRFQPLIAGVVARTASRWQLVSPALVDDLVQETYLKLCTQEFRRLREFESRHNDAIYGFLKAVAYNVTLDYFKGHNAAKRGSKLLNNTDFDVSLRVEGQESPTEDTVLLREIEDLIGEVAEKERDKVVFLLYYRQGFTAKTIAEIPSIELTEKGVESCLHRLTERLRKRVVGRIS; encoded by the coding sequence TTGACCAACTACGGCAAACTTAATTCCAGTGACCTGATCGCGGAGTGCATTGCTACCAGGACCTCAGCAGCCTGGGAGGAGTTTGTGCGTCGGTTCCAGCCTCTGATTGCAGGGGTAGTAGCGCGCACCGCGAGTCGGTGGCAGCTCGTTTCCCCCGCCCTGGTTGACGACTTGGTTCAGGAAACCTACCTGAAACTCTGTACTCAGGAATTCCGGCGACTGCGCGAGTTCGAAAGCCGTCACAACGACGCCATTTATGGGTTCCTGAAGGCAGTTGCCTACAATGTTACCCTCGACTACTTTAAGGGCCACAACGCAGCCAAACGAGGCTCGAAGCTTCTGAATAATACGGATTTCGATGTTTCACTAAGAGTGGAGGGACAGGAGAGCCCCACAGAGGATACGGTGTTGCTGCGGGAGATCGAAGATCTGATTGGCGAAGTCGCTGAAAAAGAAAGGGATAAGGTCGTATTCCTACTTTACTATCGGCAAGGCTTCACGGCCAAGACAATTGCAGAAATCCCAAGCATCGAGCTCACCGAGAAGGGCGTCGAAAGCTGCCTGCACAGGTTAACCGAGCGCTTAAGAAAGCGTGTAGTCGGACGGATTTCGTAA